Proteins co-encoded in one Quercus robur chromosome 8, dhQueRobu3.1, whole genome shotgun sequence genomic window:
- the LOC126694715 gene encoding proteasome subunit beta type-2-A, with protein sequence MECVFGLVGNGFAIVVADSSAVHSILVHKSNEDKIMVLDSHKLIAASGEAGDRVQFTEYIQKNVALYQFRNGIPLTTAAAANFTRGELATALRKNPYSVNILLAGYDKETGPSLYYIDYIATLHKLDKGAFGYGSYFSLSMMDRHYHSGMSVEEAIDLVDKCILEIRSRLVVAPPNFVIKIVDKDGAREYAWRESVKDGAVSTA encoded by the exons ATGGAGTGCGTGTTCGGATTGGTAGGCAATGGGTTCGCCATAGTGGTAGCCGATTCCTCTGCAGTTCACAGCATACTGGTTCACAAGTCCAACGAAGACAAGATCATGGTCCTCGACTCTCACAAGCTCATCGCCGCTAGTGGCGAGGCCGGTGACAG AGTTCAATTCACTGAGTATATACAGAAAAACGTGGCTTTGTATCAATTCCGTAATGGGATTCCTCTGACCACAGCCGCTGCAGCAAACTTCACTCGAGGCGAGCTCGCCACTGCTTTGCGTAAG aatccATACTCTGTGAATATCCTTCTGGCTGGCTACGACAAGGAGACAGGCCCATCTCTTTACTATATTGACTACATTGCTACACTTCACAAACTTGACAAGGGAGCATTTGGTTATGGGTCCTATTTTTCCCTCTCCATGATGGATAGGCACTACCACAGTGGCATGTCAGTGGAAGAAGCAATCGATCTGGTTGATAAGTGCATATTGGAGATTCGATCCCGGCTTGTTGTGGCACCACCAAACTTTGTTATCAAGATTGTTGATAAGGATGGAGCAAGGGAGTATGCCTGGCGTGAATCCGTCAAGGATGGTGCAGTTTCTACAGCCTGA
- the LOC126695911 gene encoding LOW QUALITY PROTEIN: alpha-galactosidase-like (The sequence of the model RefSeq protein was modified relative to this genomic sequence to represent the inferred CDS: substituted 1 base at 1 genomic stop codon): MVSCFRVSAKTLSNEEPEHASFPPRGWNSYDSFRWIVSEEEFLQNAQIISERLHAYGYEYVVVDFLWYRRKVKGANTDSQGFDVIDKWGRMVPDPDRWPSSAGGKGFTEVANKVHSMGLKFGIHVMRGISTQAVNANTPILDTTTGGAYEESGRKWSAKDMGERACAWMSHGFMSVDTKLGAGRAFLRSLYEQYAEWGVDFVKHDCVFGADLDINEISVVSEVLKQLDRPILYALSPGTSVTPAMAKDVSGLANMYRIAADDWDSWGDVANHFDVTRGFSTTNMIGAKGLLGKSWPDLDMLPLGWLTDPGSNDGPHRTSNLNADEQRTQMTLWSMAKSPLTFGGDLRKLDETTYNLLTNPILLEINSFSSNNMEFPYITSTNGFKSKNDVLDSQSGRYLTDVSTSDTHVLRLTRCTNSKAIGWSIKALDQDLEQICWKEHLGSKHQEPFCLYKKEPLLSSDEWMSHKQQYQGKLQLFATDRMDFCLGGSPNQNLTSKESKSGAFAPCRWHTNXMWELSVNGTLANRYSGLCATVNSIKAEVRPGGTRSWIATGRKGEIYVAFFNLNPEMTVISAKISDMAKVLPGKNFNGNSCQCKEVWSGNDIKVRKQTISRGVKAHGCALFVLKCKLAGLI, translated from the exons ATGGTGTCGTGTTTCAGGGTATCGGCGAAAACTCTATCTAATGAGGAACCAGAACATGCCAGCTTCCCACCTAGAGGTTGGAATTCCTATGATTCCTTTAGGTGGATCGTTTCCGAAGAAGAGTTCTTGCAAAA tGCTCAAATCATATCTGAGCGTCTACATGCTTATGGATATGAG TATGTTGTGGTGGACTTTCTTTGGTATCGGAGAAAGGTCAAAGGTGCTAACACTGACTCTCAAGGATTTGATGTAATTGACAAATGGGGGAGGATGGTCCCTGACCCAGATAGGTGGCCTTCCTCTGCTGGTGGAAAAGGGTTCACTGAAGTAGCCAATAAAGTGCATAGCATGGGTTTGAAGTTTGGGATTCATGTTATGAGAGGAATAAGTACACAAGCAGTGAATGCAAACACCCCTATCTTGGACACAACCACG gGAGGTGCTTATGAAGAATCGGGCAGAAAATGGAGTGCAAAAGATATGGGGGAAAGGGCGTGTGCATGGATGTCACATGGTTTCATGAGTGTAGATACCAAGTTGGGAGCAGGAAGAGCCTTCTTGAGGTCACTCTATGAACAGTATGCTGAGTGGGGTGTTGATTTTG TGAAACATGACTGTGTCTTTGGTGCCGACTTGGATATAAATGAAATAAGCGTTGTGTCAGAG GTTCTAAAGCAACTTGACCGCCCCATATTGTATGCGCTGTCTCCTGGAACCAGTGTGACCCCAGCAATGGCCAAGGACGTGAGTGGACTAGCAAACATGTACCGGATAGCTGCGGATGATTGGGATTCATGGGGAGATGTTGCAAACCATTTCGATGTTACAAG GGGCTTTTCTACCACTAATATGATAGGAGCTAAGGGCTTGCTGGGGAAGTCATGGCCTGACTTGGATATGCTACCACTAGGATGGCTAACTGATCCAG gttcAAATGACGGTCCTCACAGAACATCTAACCTTAATGCAGACGAGCAAAGAACTCAG ATGACTTTGTGGTCTATGGCTAAGTCTCCTCTCACGTTTGGAGGAGATCTGAGAAAGCTTGATGAGACCACATACAACCTTTTAACAAATCCTATCCTGTTGGAGATAAATTCTTTTAGCTCAAACAACATGGAG TTTCCTTATATTACTAGTACGAACGGTTTTAAGAGTAAAAACGATGTTCTTGACAGCCAGTCAGGAAGATATCTGACAGATGTAAGTACATCGGATACGCATGTTTTGCGCCTCACAAGATGCACAAATTCAAAAGCAATTGGGTGGTCTATTAAAGCTCTGGACCAAGACCTTGAACAAATCTGCTGGAAAGAACACTTAGGAAGCAAGCATCAAGAGCCATTTTGCCTATACAAGAAAGAGCCTCTTTTGTCATC AGATGAATGGATGTCCcacaaacaacaatatcaaGGGAAACTCCAATTATTTGCAACTGATAGAATGGACTTTTGCTTGGGGGGTTCTCCAAATCAAAATCTTACTTCAAAAGAGTCAAAGAGTGGTGCATTTGCACCTTGCAGATGGCACacaaattag ATGTGGGAGCTGAGCGTTAATGGAACTTTGGCAAATAGGTATTCTGGTCTATGTGCAACAGTAAACTCTATCAAAG CTGAAGTCCGTCCTGGTGGTACTCGTTCTTGGATCGCAACTGGAAGAAAAG GAGAAATATATGTTGCTTTTTTCAATCTGAACCCTGAGATGACAGTAATATCTGCAAAGATATCGGACATGGCTAAGGTACTTCCTGGTAAAAACTTCAATGGAAATTCCTGTCAGTGCAAAGAAGTATGGAGTGGAAATGACATTAAAGTTAGAAAGCAGACTATATCAAGGGGAGTAAAAGCCCATGGCTGTGCTCTATTTGTCCTGAAATGTAAGTTGGCAGGATTAATTTAA